GcaatgaagtatttttttttttatatatattaactgTGTAAAGTATGTGTTTGTACATGTGTACCTGTAcagtttttatgtgtgtgtagcTATATATGGTATAGACTGGAACTTAACAAATACCCAAAGTGAAAGGCTACCAACTCATTCATGCATTGAGCTAGTCATGTATTTAATTGCAGGATAAACTTTGAATTGCTGCTTTTCTTCATTAGACTTTTTACATGTTCAGGGTGGGCTTGCGTCATTTGGAACTTTTTGGGGAAATAAAGTGCaacgtgatttattttgttaataagcAAAGAATAAGTAAATTGGTAAATGTTCGTCAGTAACACTGCTGCGGGGCTTACAGTACAGTAGTGGTCACACTTAACGGGGCGTTACCCACGACTGAGGATGGGCAGTGGGTTAGGAACAGCTTGGTTATGAAGTGCCTTTAATAGACCTCTTGAGCTGACTACTTGTTCAAATAACGTTTGTGCCTAAAAAGAACAGGCGGTACATGTCCCACAGTTGGCATTCTCCACAGAAATAATTCCTGATTACATTTTACAATGAACATATTTAAACTGTTACATAACCTCGAAAGTATTTCCTGGCAGCAATGCTAGAATGAGAAGAAGTTAAAACGCCGTGGAGAAGTACTGAAGAAGTCCAATCAAGCTCTTAGTTTGTCAGTGCAAGCTGCATTTCCAGACGGAGACCGTGTGGACGGGGTAAACTGATTTCATTTGACGGATCATTGCTTGCCTGCAGCTTGGAAAACGGCATTTTGTTCATGGTATTGAATTTTCCTTTAAAGTGTCATTCGTGTTGTATAACAGAGATCCggttagtatttattatttttgtttattatagaATCGTCTTTTTAATGCTTAGCATGGAGAAGGAGTTTATAAATCGCTTATCGTAAACCAAACCTACAAAACAGCGTGCAAGTTCTGAATTATTGCCAAAACACAGGTTGTAAGGAATTTACAAGTAACAACAGGGTTACTACGATAGACAGGGTAGGGAATATATAAATCTTTTTAATAATGGAAGTCCGTTCTGCATGAATTCAATGTCTGTGGACACAACAAAAGTGCTATTGCTCtcaacaattttttttacaatttatttctTAAAGATTAATTTTGATATGCAAATATTATTTGTAATCCGTTGTGAGTAGGGCCCATGGATTTGTCTTAATTTGAAAAGTTATAATTTTGTTATAATTCAAGGCTGGAAAAGTAAatcaaatgaatacatttaataaccaTTTATCAAGAATATTGGTACTGTACGCTATATGCATTGATTATTTTCTAATGTATCatttaataacaattacaaaatcaatcaatacaaaattaatactattatttaaaaagattaattaatttatattgaaGAGTGTGCTTAGAGAAGGCAGTTAGCTTGTTTAGTACCACTTACCAAACTTTAGGACCAGTACGATTTAATGTAATCCCGTTATTGTGTTTTCCATATGTTTGGCAGGGATTGATATACCAAGTATGTTTTCAGTTATTATAGAGCGATCAATTAATtgtgtcagcatttaaaaaaaaaaaaaaaaaaaaaaaaaaaaaaaggtattctgtTTTGAATAAACAATAAgcatattaatttaatttgcagttgTTGTTCGTTATTTAACAATAGCAAACGCATAAAACATTGCTTAAAATGCTAGCTAGCGCTTACGTAGTGCACGAAAAGAATGACAAGTGAATTTCTGGGTTACCCGCTCATAAACTAATACTGTACTTGTGTATTTATGTAATGAcgtttttttattgtagttacaTTCGGACGATGGCTCAACACTGAGTTACACAATAGTGACACCGAAGTCAAAAACACGTTAACCCCTACCCGAATATTCAGTACCACATATCAAAGATCAAAACAGTCTACAAATTGTAACAAgttgaaatgttttacttttgtgCAATGATGTGTCCCAGCAAACCAATATCTTGATGCATAAACGTAAAGCACATCTGCAGAGCTGTCTAGACTAGACAGATGGTTCTTCTGACATGTTGTCATATTTCTCTAACATTTTCATGTATTCTTGTGTATTGCTTGTTCAGGTGCCAGGATGCTTTCTTTTACCCTTCTCGTCTGCTTTGTAGCCTTTGTGACCAATCAGGCTGTGAGCACTGGGGCCAAGAAAAGCAAGCTGCTCACCATTAATCCTGCGCAGCTGGTGTGCAGCATGCCCGGTCCTGGTGTATGCTGGTGTATGCATTACAAAACCGAGCCACCAGATGTCACTGTGCTGtgcaaacaacaataaataaaaacagtggttCAGCAATTGTGATTAATATTCAGATTATTTGTTTAGTATTCAGTTGCTATATTACAGTTATTTTCTTTGGTGCCCTTGTTTTTCAGGCTATAGCCTGGAATGGGCAAATGTTATGAGATGCTGTTCAATGCATGATGATGTTCTATGATATGCATGTTTACTGATAAACTGtcataaaacagatttattttcttagGTGATCAATGTAGACAGGGAAATCCTGGAAAAGCTGGATCTAAAGGCAAACAGGGTGTGATCGGCAAGCATGGGCCCCGGGGTAAGAAGGGACCCAGAGGGGACCCTGGCCAGGCAGCGGCGCCCGGGTTGAAGGGCAAGGCAGGGGACACCGGTGAGGATGGgctgcctggggtctgcaaatgTGGCTTATCCGTCGCGACCACTAAGAGTTACCTGAAGGAGAGGCTGCCCATCAAATTCAACAAGGTCTTGATGAACGAAGGTGGCCACTACAATGCGAGCAGCGGCAAGTTTGTATGTGGCATCCCTGGCATTTATTATTTCACTTACAATATATCTCTGGCAAACAAGCACTTGGCAATTGGGCTGGTGCACAACGGGCAATACAAGATAAAGACCTTCGACGCCAATACTGGCAATTACGATGTAGCATCGGGGTCTACCGTCCTGCGCCTGGCGCGGGATGACAAGGTGTGGCTGCAGATCTTCTACTCTGAGCAGAATGGACTCTTCTGTGACCCGTACCGGACAGACAGCTTATTCACCGGCTTTCTGATATACCCCGACCAGGACTTCCTCAACTAAAAactaatgacttggatcgcattattgataagtttggtgataaaacgagtgaccaggagatgatttatcagtatgcacgactatgaagaggtatgtgataaatacagcgaacaaggggtggagtgGGGCCTGGAGATGCAGTACCTAGTGTCCTGAGGTAGAGGAGAACCTCAGCCGACTTCACTGGTTGGACTTATGAGTTAAAATGACAAGGCCTGGCCAAAAGTTAAATGCTTGGATCACAGAATTGGTTTTACTTTTCAATGGGAGAATGCATTGTCTCATTTAAACTCTTCCAAAGGATGAATGCTAAATACATGAAGCAGTATTCTGTGCAGTTCTATCCCTGCTCAGCTATTGCAGAACATTGTTTATAGAACTCAGTGAAATGTCGTACAAAAGAAATTCATTGAAGTACATGTACATGCAAATTTGACTAAACACTGATCGTTTTCAGGGACTATGTCATATGTATTTTACCAATAAAGCTTGAAAATGGTTACTTTGCATAATATATGATAAAGACCCCTATCGAAGCAACtaaaagtgagagagagagtgacagcCTACAATTAAGTGCAACATTGTGTTTAGAAACAAATTCAATTACCTCTTCCTTTTTTTCTATATACAAAGAGAAAACAGTGAATGAAACTCCCCTCAGGGCCATAAAGTATTCATGCTGCCTGTAGCACTGAAAAATAAGCAGCTTTACTGCTGGAAATCTAATTGAAACAGCACGGGGTgcaaatattaaatgaaaaaaaaaaaaaaaaaacaggcaaggGTTTCTTATTTGTTTCTAAAATCTACTTTACTACTATGgtaatggaaataaaactcccattgcatagccatttgatccattcctggttttactatgggtttaataagacacacttgacCTTGTTACCTTTACaaacattaaaacctggaatgggtgaaaatgctatgcaataggagtcttatttccatccctgcactattttgtactgtttttcacAGTCCTAAACAGCTCGATATTTGACCTTGTTTAGCACTGTTTCACCCCATCTTATCGCTGCTTGTCATTGCCTTGGAAGAAGGCCAGAGTGC
The Polyodon spathula isolate WHYD16114869_AA chromosome 22, ASM1765450v1, whole genome shotgun sequence genome window above contains:
- the LOC121297502 gene encoding complement C1q tumor necrosis factor-related protein 2-like; this translates as NRFIFLGDQCRQGNPGKAGSKGKQGVIGKHGPRGKKGPRGDPGQAAAPGLKGKAGDTGEDGLPGVCKCGLSVATTKSYLKERLPIKFNKVLMNEGGHYNASSGKFVCGIPGIYYFTYNISLANKHLAIGLVHNGQYKIKTFDANTGNYDVASGSTVLRLARDDKVWLQIFYSEQNGLFCDPYRTDSLFTGFLIYPDQDFLN